The proteins below are encoded in one region of Shewanella putrefaciens:
- the ribA gene encoding GTP cyclohydrolase II — MSIKYVATSKLPTPWGVFAMHGFEDTETGKEHVALTFGTLSADEPVLGRIHSECLTGDALFSLRCDCGFQLQTAMQNVAETGSGFILYLRQEGRGIGLLNKIRAYELQDKGANTVEANEQLGFPADMRKYDMIKPMLEQIGVKHVRLMTNNPRKVKAMKDLGIEVVERVPLQVGKNRYNEAYLKTKSTELGHMMSEHHFMDEDESPLS; from the coding sequence ATGTCGATAAAATATGTCGCGACGTCAAAGTTACCCACTCCTTGGGGTGTGTTTGCCATGCATGGTTTTGAAGATACTGAAACTGGCAAAGAGCATGTTGCACTCACGTTTGGAACTCTCAGTGCGGATGAGCCGGTATTAGGCCGTATTCATTCAGAATGTTTAACCGGTGATGCCCTATTTAGCCTACGTTGTGACTGTGGTTTTCAGTTACAGACTGCGATGCAAAATGTTGCTGAGACAGGCAGCGGTTTTATTCTGTATCTGCGCCAAGAGGGGCGGGGCATTGGTTTATTAAATAAGATCCGTGCCTACGAGTTGCAGGATAAAGGGGCTAATACGGTCGAAGCCAACGAACAGTTAGGTTTCCCTGCTGATATGCGTAAATACGATATGATTAAGCCTATGCTTGAACAGATCGGCGTGAAGCATGTGCGTTTGATGACTAATAATCCGCGTAAAGTCAAAGCGATGAAAGATCTTGGTATTGAAGTGGTTGAGCGTGTGCCATTACAAGTGGGTAAAAATCGCTATAATGAAGCCTATTTAAAGACTAAGTCTACCGAGCTTGGGCATATGATGTCTGAACACCATTTTATGGATGAAGATGAGTCGCCTTTAAGCTGA
- a CDS encoding FlxA-like family protein, with the protein MNINGLNIAANSSAFKSVSNAFIAPTQTATSTATADPQSDDTQASVSISDAGRAALATEVGAALRSSNAEKKQQAESADAEEPTSLIDEQIERIKEQIKALQEMLTKLAGDNSKTAEQQRKLIQEQIMLLSNQIAVLMDKKMRDAQESAG; encoded by the coding sequence ATGAACATTAATGGATTAAACATCGCAGCCAATAGTTCGGCATTTAAATCCGTCTCAAACGCCTTTATTGCTCCCACTCAAACGGCAACCTCAACCGCGACAGCGGATCCCCAAAGCGATGACACTCAAGCAAGTGTGTCAATATCCGATGCTGGGCGCGCAGCTCTAGCAACGGAAGTGGGTGCAGCATTGCGAAGCAGTAACGCAGAGAAAAAACAACAAGCCGAAAGCGCCGATGCAGAAGAACCCACATCGCTTATCGATGAACAAATTGAACGCATAAAAGAGCAAATAAAGGCGCTCCAAGAAATGCTCACAAAACTTGCAGGCGATAACTCAAAGACGGCAGAGCAGCAACGTAAGTTGATCCAAGAGCAGATCATGTTGCTCAGCAATCAAATAGCGGTCTTAATGGATAAAAAAATGCGCGATGCCCAAGAGTCAGCGGGATAG
- a CDS encoding VF530 family DNA-binding protein — translation MQNMTQANNPLHGIKLETIITDLVERYGWEELGERIKIRCFTHDPSIKSSLRFLRKTDWAREKVEYLYLKANKLPLPIKSEASNSAPHRAKTTPPKTMASNKTPSSSTQSNPAQSKKPSKGTEPTATDGNVNSHIWGTRD, via the coding sequence ATGCAAAATATGACTCAAGCCAATAATCCACTGCATGGTATTAAATTAGAAACCATTATCACCGACCTCGTCGAGCGTTATGGCTGGGAAGAATTGGGTGAACGGATCAAAATCCGTTGTTTTACCCATGATCCCAGCATTAAATCGAGCCTACGTTTCCTAAGAAAAACCGACTGGGCAAGGGAAAAAGTGGAATATTTGTACTTAAAAGCCAATAAACTCCCTCTACCGATTAAATCAGAGGCGAGTAATTCAGCGCCCCACAGGGCTAAGACTACTCCCCCTAAAACCATGGCTTCGAATAAAACGCCGAGCTCCTCTACGCAGAGTAACCCTGCTCAGAGTAAAAAGCCGAGCAAAGGGACGGAGCCGACTGCCACTGATGGCAATGTCAACAGTCATATTTGGGGAACGCGGGACTAA
- a CDS encoding carbon starvation protein A: MMWFLLCVGLLIGGYFIYGAFVEKVFGINAKRQTPAYTQTDGVDYVPMSKGKVYLIQLLNIAGVGPIFGPILGALYGPAAMLWIVIGCIFAGAVHDYFSGMLSVRNGGQSVPNLAGKYLGKSAKHFMNVFAIILLLLVGVVFISAPAGLLGKLTGWDVSIFVGIIFVYYLIATVVPVDKIIGRLYPFFGALLFFMSFGLAFAIILSSEHTLLPNVQAGDFFQNLNPNDMPLWPALFITIACGAVSGFHATQSPLMARCVENETNGRFVFFGAMIGEGIIALLWCAIALSYFGGVEGLSAGMSGNPANVVYEASTGLLGAVGGFMAILGVIILPITSGDTAFRSARLILAEFFKMPQVALPKRLVLAIPLFVIGGLLTQVDFGVIWRYFGVANQATAVLMLWTASAYLLRHNKLHWICTIPAMFMTTVVITFLLNSATLGAGLPMTLSTIAGLISTLVITGLLIVKTKGKGEVDSDAELPDEA; encoded by the coding sequence ATGATGTGGTTCCTGCTCTGCGTCGGTCTTCTGATCGGCGGCTATTTTATCTATGGCGCCTTTGTCGAAAAAGTCTTCGGCATTAACGCTAAACGTCAAACACCGGCTTACACCCAAACGGACGGCGTCGACTACGTGCCGATGTCAAAGGGTAAAGTCTATTTAATCCAATTACTTAACATCGCTGGCGTCGGCCCAATTTTTGGTCCAATCCTCGGTGCTCTCTATGGTCCTGCAGCTATGCTGTGGATTGTGATCGGTTGTATTTTCGCAGGTGCGGTTCACGATTATTTCTCGGGCATGTTATCCGTTCGTAACGGTGGCCAATCTGTGCCTAACCTCGCGGGGAAATACCTAGGTAAGAGTGCAAAACACTTTATGAATGTGTTTGCGATCATATTACTACTGCTCGTAGGCGTGGTGTTTATTTCGGCACCAGCGGGCCTGCTTGGCAAACTGACTGGCTGGGATGTCAGCATTTTTGTGGGTATTATCTTCGTTTATTATCTGATCGCGACTGTGGTACCTGTCGATAAAATTATCGGTCGACTCTACCCATTTTTTGGCGCCCTGCTGTTCTTTATGTCCTTTGGTCTGGCCTTCGCCATTATTCTGTCGAGCGAGCATACCTTACTGCCCAATGTACAAGCTGGCGATTTCTTCCAGAATTTAAATCCAAATGACATGCCACTTTGGCCGGCATTATTTATCACCATCGCTTGTGGTGCCGTTTCAGGCTTCCATGCAACCCAATCTCCATTAATGGCACGTTGTGTTGAAAATGAAACGAATGGCCGCTTTGTGTTCTTCGGTGCCATGATTGGTGAGGGTATTATTGCACTGCTTTGGTGTGCGATTGCGCTTTCTTACTTCGGCGGCGTTGAAGGCCTTAGCGCAGGTATGTCAGGCAACCCTGCTAACGTCGTATATGAGGCTTCTACTGGCTTGTTAGGCGCTGTCGGTGGCTTTATGGCTATCCTAGGGGTGATTATCCTGCCTATTACTTCAGGTGATACCGCCTTCCGCTCCGCCCGTCTGATTTTGGCTGAATTCTTTAAAATGCCACAGGTGGCCTTACCTAAGCGCTTAGTGCTTGCGATACCTTTGTTTGTGATTGGTGGTCTGCTGACTCAAGTCGATTTTGGGGTGATTTGGCGCTATTTCGGTGTGGCGAACCAAGCGACTGCAGTACTTATGCTGTGGACAGCTTCAGCCTATCTGCTACGCCATAATAAACTGCACTGGATTTGTACTATTCCAGCCATGTTTATGACCACAGTCGTCATCACCTTCTTGCTCAACTCTGCAACCTTAGGTGCTGGCTTACCTATGACCTTATCTACCATTGCAGGTCTAATCTCTACCTTAGTGATTACAGGACTTTTGATTGTAAAAACCAAAGGTAAAGGCGAAGTCGATAGCGATGCGGAGTTACCCGACGAAGCATAA
- the btsR gene encoding two-component system response regulator BtsR, translating to MITCLIVDDELFAREELADLLGQEADIDIIGQCANAIEALQTIAKEKPQLVFLDIQMPRISGMELIAMLDPETLPKIVFVTAYDEFAVKAFDSHAFDYLLKPIDADRLNQTLKRVRKDLTPQAVNAIAPSRLEHLPCYSGSKLKVIPIGDVEYVFSDLSGIHVACTKGKVHTQLTLKVLEEKTPLVRCHRQYLISPKAIAEIELLDTGAEVTTLLGDKVPVSRRYLKSLKQLFGFQ from the coding sequence GTGATCACTTGTTTAATTGTGGATGATGAGCTGTTTGCTCGTGAGGAGCTCGCCGATCTCCTCGGTCAAGAAGCCGACATTGATATTATCGGCCAATGCGCTAATGCCATAGAGGCGTTACAAACCATTGCTAAGGAAAAGCCCCAACTGGTTTTCCTCGATATTCAAATGCCGCGGATCTCAGGGATGGAGTTAATTGCCATGCTCGATCCTGAAACCTTGCCTAAAATCGTGTTTGTTACCGCCTATGATGAGTTTGCCGTAAAGGCCTTCGATAGCCATGCCTTCGATTATTTACTCAAACCCATAGATGCCGATAGGCTCAATCAAACCCTCAAACGTGTTCGCAAAGATCTTACACCACAGGCCGTCAATGCCATAGCACCATCCCGCCTCGAGCACTTGCCCTGCTACAGCGGTAGCAAGTTAAAAGTCATTCCTATTGGGGATGTGGAATACGTATTTAGTGATTTAAGCGGCATCCATGTCGCCTGCACTAAGGGAAAAGTCCACACCCAACTCACGTTGAAAGTACTAGAGGAAAAAACGCCGCTCGTGCGTTGTCATCGTCAATATCTTATCTCACCAAAGGCTATCGCCGAGATTGAGTTGCTCGATACTGGCGCTGAGGTCACTACCCTACTCGGAGACAAAGTGCCCGTATCGCGCCGTTATCTTAAAAGCCTTAAGCAATTGTTTGGTTTTCAATAG
- a CDS encoding sensor histidine kinase: MSLILLLTQQMSLYLVIVYLVSKTPLFKLFAETSPRLPHKIFIYLIFSSFCIMATYFGEQTSGAIANTRAMGAVLGGLLGGPVTGLLVGLTGGLHRYSMGGFTDIACAISTTLEGLSSGMISFYLRRAGKSELIYNPLLVCLVTFYAEMMQMSIILLVARPFDDAWELVRQIAPPMLLVNSIGAALFMSMIRDQKTMFDKLSSSFSTKALKIAERSVGLLSKGFNEESSGKVAQIVIEETNVGAVAITDREKLLAFIGIGADHHIPGTPISSKITLEAINQNKVMFADGVETPYACSISAQCKLGSSLVIPLRSDTEVIGTIKLYEPKNKLFLNINRTLGEGIARLLSNQILYGRFEQQQNLLTQAELKLLQAQVNPHFLFNALNTISAIIKRDPDMSKQLLQQLSQFLRINLKRTTGLVTLGDELDHIASYLTIEKARFIDKLQVNIAIPESLYHCKVPAFTLQPIIENAVKHGTSHMIEQGQIKVTGKLDDNILELDVTDNAGLYQPITGSEGLGMNLVHKRIQNLFGEQYGITVECEPDEYTKITIRLPIEPTETNT; encoded by the coding sequence ATGTCCTTGATCCTTTTACTCACCCAGCAGATGTCACTGTACTTAGTGATTGTTTACTTAGTCAGTAAAACACCGCTTTTTAAGCTATTTGCAGAAACCTCACCACGCTTACCCCACAAAATTTTTATCTATTTAATTTTTTCCAGTTTCTGCATTATGGCAACCTACTTTGGCGAGCAAACCTCAGGTGCGATTGCCAATACCCGCGCCATGGGTGCCGTTCTGGGTGGTTTATTAGGCGGTCCAGTAACCGGATTGTTAGTCGGATTGACGGGGGGATTGCATCGCTACAGTATGGGCGGCTTTACCGATATCGCCTGCGCCATATCGACGACACTGGAAGGCCTCTCGTCGGGGATGATCAGTTTTTATCTACGCAGAGCGGGTAAGAGCGAACTTATCTACAATCCATTGCTGGTGTGTTTAGTCACCTTCTACGCTGAGATGATGCAAATGAGCATTATCCTGTTGGTTGCACGCCCATTTGACGATGCATGGGAACTTGTTCGTCAAATTGCGCCGCCGATGTTACTCGTAAACTCTATTGGTGCGGCGCTGTTTATGAGCATGATCCGTGATCAAAAGACGATGTTCGATAAACTCTCCTCAAGCTTTTCGACTAAAGCCCTCAAAATTGCCGAACGCAGTGTGGGTTTACTTTCTAAAGGTTTTAATGAGGAAAGCAGCGGCAAAGTAGCTCAAATTGTGATTGAAGAGACCAATGTGGGTGCAGTCGCGATTACGGATAGGGAAAAACTTTTAGCCTTTATCGGGATCGGCGCCGATCACCATATCCCAGGCACGCCTATTTCATCAAAAATCACCCTTGAGGCCATAAATCAAAATAAGGTGATGTTTGCCGATGGCGTCGAAACTCCCTATGCCTGTTCGATTTCGGCCCAATGTAAACTCGGCTCGAGTCTAGTGATCCCCTTGCGTAGTGACACTGAGGTCATAGGCACCATTAAATTGTATGAACCTAAAAATAAACTGTTCTTGAATATTAATCGCACCTTAGGTGAAGGTATCGCACGCTTGCTATCCAACCAAATTCTGTATGGACGCTTCGAACAACAGCAAAACTTACTCACACAGGCGGAGTTAAAACTGCTGCAAGCCCAAGTTAATCCACACTTTTTATTTAATGCGCTCAATACTATCAGTGCGATTATCAAACGCGATCCTGATATGTCCAAACAGCTATTACAACAGCTATCGCAGTTTTTACGGATAAACCTAAAGCGCACCACAGGCCTAGTCACCCTCGGGGATGAACTCGATCACATCGCCTCCTATCTCACGATTGAGAAGGCGCGTTTTATTGATAAATTACAAGTTAATATCGCCATACCTGAGTCACTCTACCACTGCAAAGTGCCCGCATTTACCCTGCAACCTATCATAGAGAATGCCGTCAAACACGGCACATCCCATATGATAGAACAAGGGCAAATCAAAGTAACAGGTAAGCTAGATGACAATATTTTAGAGTTAGATGTCACGGATAATGCAGGTTTATATCAGCCCATAACTGGCTCCGAAGGGCTGGGAATGAACTTAGTCCATAAACGGATCCAAAACCTATTTGGCGAACAATATGGCATCACAGTAGAATGCGAGCCGGATGAATACACTAAAATCACCATTCGTCTGCCCATAGAACCAACGGAAACAAACACGTGA
- a CDS encoding YecH family metal-binding protein, with product MSDSVHGHDVMALMVAQGSPILKHELITLMAQKFGDSARYHTCSAENLTAIELLSLLMGKEKLQETELGMTLVAGRQCHH from the coding sequence ATGTCCGACTCTGTTCACGGTCATGACGTTATGGCGCTGATGGTAGCTCAAGGAAGCCCCATTTTAAAGCATGAATTGATCACCCTTATGGCACAGAAATTTGGTGATTCTGCGCGTTATCACACTTGTAGTGCTGAAAATCTCACAGCAATTGAGTTGCTAAGCCTACTTATGGGTAAAGAGAAGCTCCAAGAAACGGAGTTGGGAATGACACTCGTCGCTGGACGGCAGTGCCATCATTGA
- a CDS encoding replication protein RepA, producing the protein MSLTDLKRKKPKQIITPVSVDDFIEDANNYALGKASLLAAPPTNVQRGLDKKSAKIYRHATFTLTETSISQLDILSKDTKVAKSRLLRILIEEFSQRTAAEQHRIVHKDEDER; encoded by the coding sequence ATGAGCTTAACTGATCTTAAACGCAAGAAACCCAAACAAATCATCACGCCGGTTTCTGTCGATGATTTTATTGAGGATGCCAATAACTACGCCTTAGGTAAGGCGAGTCTTTTAGCTGCGCCGCCGACAAATGTTCAACGGGGGTTAGATAAAAAGTCGGCCAAAATATACCGACACGCCACTTTTACGCTCACAGAAACCAGTATTTCCCAACTCGATATACTGTCAAAGGACACTAAAGTTGCTAAGTCTCGCTTATTGCGGATTTTAATTGAAGAGTTCAGTCAACGCACTGCCGCCGAGCAACACAGAATCGTCCATAAAGATGAAGATGAGCGTTAA
- a CDS encoding AAA family ATPase, translating to MILLVGGEKGGSGKSCLAQNLAVYIKQKFDANVLMVDCDPQRTTSDWIQARNNDPSLPAINCIQLYGKIRNDLLSLNERFDYVIVDCGGQDNLAMRAAMSVATYVVIPLRPKRRDLKTLPHMEDMLSTCKMVNPKMVATIVLTQCPALPTQFKRILEAKDVVQSFGLRVLNSVTFCRNIYDDSEEKGSSVIEIEPDGKAADEIRAIVDELFTLPPENSYELN from the coding sequence ATGATTTTGTTGGTAGGTGGTGAGAAAGGAGGAAGTGGCAAGAGTTGTCTCGCGCAAAACCTCGCGGTTTATATTAAGCAGAAATTTGATGCCAACGTCCTGATGGTCGATTGTGATCCACAGCGAACCACTTCAGATTGGATCCAAGCCCGAAACAATGATCCCAGTTTGCCCGCCATCAACTGTATTCAGCTCTATGGCAAAATTCGCAATGACTTACTGAGCCTGAATGAACGTTTCGATTATGTGATTGTTGACTGTGGTGGCCAGGATAACCTCGCAATGCGTGCCGCTATGTCGGTAGCGACCTATGTGGTAATTCCCCTTAGGCCTAAGAGGCGAGATCTTAAAACCCTCCCCCATATGGAAGATATGCTAAGTACCTGTAAGATGGTCAATCCTAAAATGGTGGCCACCATAGTGTTGACGCAATGCCCTGCTCTGCCAACACAATTTAAGCGTATTTTAGAGGCAAAAGACGTAGTGCAATCCTTTGGGCTAAGGGTGCTCAACTCTGTTACCTTTTGCCGTAACATTTATGATGACAGTGAGGAAAAAGGCTCTTCGGTCATCGAAATTGAGCCAGATGGTAAAGCCGCTGATGAAATTCGCGCCATAGTGGATGAGTTATTCACTTTACCACCAGAAAATAGCTATGAGCTTAACTGA
- a CDS encoding PilZ domain-containing protein → MGDHATGFEEKRTSLRVDMEAERILLHWSDQLGVEHTDEGVCIDLARRGILFDYKKPFALGELIEITFNPNTSQQNTVKGQVCRCSQCHEQSYHIAMQLL, encoded by the coding sequence ATGGGTGACCATGCTACTGGTTTTGAAGAAAAACGCACATCACTGCGAGTGGATATGGAAGCGGAACGTATCCTCCTACATTGGAGCGATCAACTGGGAGTCGAACACACAGATGAAGGCGTTTGTATCGATTTAGCCAGAAGAGGTATTTTATTCGACTATAAAAAACCTTTCGCGCTGGGTGAATTAATCGAAATCACTTTTAATCCCAATACCTCCCAGCAAAATACCGTTAAGGGCCAAGTATGCCGTTGCTCTCAATGCCACGAGCAAAGCTACCATATCGCCATGCAATTGCTTTAA
- a CDS encoding phosphate-starvation-inducible protein PsiE, whose protein sequence is MPFYRQYGAKGLKAVEHLVLIIIAIATVVAIGQEIVHIFSVGSVALADLLLLFIYLEVLAMVANYAESGKLPVRMPLYIAIVALARYLILDMKSMDDWRIAAISISTLILAGTVIVIRWGQLKMPYPKNQEYDN, encoded by the coding sequence ATGCCATTTTATCGCCAATACGGTGCCAAAGGGCTAAAAGCCGTAGAGCATTTAGTATTAATCATTATCGCCATCGCCACCGTCGTCGCCATCGGACAAGAAATTGTTCACATTTTCTCAGTTGGTTCGGTCGCACTTGCTGACTTGCTCTTGTTGTTTATTTACCTCGAAGTTTTAGCCATGGTGGCTAACTATGCAGAGTCAGGCAAACTCCCGGTACGTATGCCACTCTATATTGCTATTGTGGCCTTAGCCCGTTACCTGATCTTAGATATGAAAAGCATGGATGATTGGCGCATTGCGGCGATTTCTATTTCAACCTTGATCTTAGCGGGAACGGTGATCGTCATCCGTTGGGGTCAATTAAAAATGCCTTACCCTAAAAATCAAGAATACGACAATTAA
- a CDS encoding NnrS family protein, which yields MLNIDEPAHLQPKMALFRLGFRPFFLFASVFSLFALIVWGGFLSGINVLPNTLNPLWWHGHEMIFGFTCAVVAGFLLTAVQNWTGRPGVKGLALLGLFCVWLLPRILLFAPFGIPFTLIMVLDLLFLPLTATLLAISVIQVRQWRNFVFIPILSLLTLLNAASYYGLLTQKFEWINNGLYGAILVISIIVALLGGRVIPFFTERATQWQRESSLPWLEWLSFTSLLALTMSLFLQHELSIRVIAGLAGLVLLLRWNRWGWRASWGVPLLWSLHLSYLCIPIGLALIAVGLPLSVGMHAITVGGLGGMILAMMSRVSLGHTGRQLKPPRPVVLGFALILIATLLRVFAGILTQWSSEFLLGAISGWILAFGCFCYCYGPMLCQPRADGRPG from the coding sequence ATGTTAAACATCGACGAGCCCGCTCACCTCCAACCTAAAATGGCACTTTTTCGACTAGGCTTTAGACCCTTCTTCCTCTTTGCCAGTGTCTTTAGCCTGTTTGCATTGATTGTCTGGGGGGGATTTCTCTCTGGGATAAATGTGTTACCTAATACACTCAATCCATTATGGTGGCATGGCCATGAGATGATCTTTGGTTTTACATGTGCCGTCGTCGCTGGTTTTTTACTCACTGCAGTTCAAAACTGGACAGGTCGACCTGGGGTAAAAGGCTTAGCCCTACTCGGACTCTTTTGTGTTTGGCTACTACCACGGATTTTATTGTTCGCCCCCTTTGGAATACCATTTACTCTGATAATGGTACTCGATTTACTCTTTTTACCACTCACAGCCACATTACTCGCCATATCAGTTATCCAAGTGCGTCAATGGCGTAATTTTGTCTTTATCCCAATCTTAAGCTTGCTCACCCTGCTCAATGCGGCCAGTTATTACGGGCTACTTACCCAAAAGTTTGAGTGGATCAACAATGGGTTATATGGCGCAATTTTGGTAATCAGCATTATCGTCGCCCTACTCGGTGGCCGCGTGATCCCCTTTTTCACCGAGCGAGCAACCCAATGGCAGCGCGAAAGTTCACTACCTTGGCTTGAATGGTTAAGCTTTACCAGTTTACTCGCCTTAACGATGAGTCTGTTTTTACAACATGAACTCAGCATCAGAGTCATCGCAGGTCTGGCAGGCCTAGTGCTGTTGCTACGTTGGAATCGCTGGGGATGGCGGGCAAGCTGGGGAGTCCCACTACTATGGTCGCTACACTTAAGCTATTTGTGCATTCCCATAGGATTGGCATTAATTGCCGTAGGACTGCCACTCTCGGTAGGTATGCATGCCATCACGGTAGGCGGTTTAGGCGGCATGATACTTGCGATGATGTCACGGGTATCCCTCGGTCATACGGGTCGACAACTTAAGCCACCGCGTCCTGTGGTATTGGGTTTTGCCCTCATTTTAATAGCAACCCTCCTGAGGGTATTCGCTGGGATACTCACCCAATGGTCAAGTGAGTTCCTGCTAGGAGCTATTAGTGGCTGGATCTTAGCCTTTGGCTGCTTCTGCTATTGTTATGGCCCAATGCTCTGCCAACCTAGGGCCGATGGACGTCCAGGTTAA
- a CDS encoding DUF2062 domain-containing protein, which yields MPKKLIKKYMPKPETLREHKHLRMFGQLLHNPNLWALNRKSAPGAFAVGLFVAWIPMPFQMVVAAAFAIFFNVNIPVSVALVWITNPLTMPVMFYGAYLLGAKILGHAPQEFAFEASLQWIEASLATIGPAFLLGCLTLGVIFSATGYLLISNLWKYSIMFKWQKRKNK from the coding sequence ATGCCAAAAAAATTAATAAAAAAATATATGCCAAAGCCTGAAACTTTGCGTGAGCATAAACACTTACGCATGTTCGGACAATTACTGCACAACCCTAATCTGTGGGCATTAAACAGAAAATCAGCCCCAGGTGCCTTTGCTGTTGGTCTATTTGTGGCTTGGATACCTATGCCATTTCAAATGGTCGTTGCCGCGGCATTTGCAATTTTCTTTAACGTCAACATCCCAGTTTCGGTCGCTTTAGTATGGATCACAAATCCCTTAACTATGCCCGTGATGTTTTATGGTGCTTACCTATTAGGCGCAAAAATCCTCGGCCATGCGCCACAGGAATTTGCCTTCGAGGCAAGTTTGCAGTGGATTGAAGCCTCGCTGGCCACTATTGGCCCGGCCTTTTTATTAGGCTGTCTGACATTAGGTGTCATTTTTTCGGCAACGGGCTATTTGCTGATCAGCAACCTTTGGAAATACTCCATTATGTTTAAGTGGCAAAAACGTAAGAATAAGTAA